The genomic stretch gagaaacctagAATTGGCTGAGATTCTGtgtcaattgtattttttttttaccctgttaTTGTCCCTGTCACCATCCTTAACCcaaatattaaactattttgaCTGGAACTCTCTCCCTATCTTGGACATAGTTCCTCTCTATGAGTTTTCTTTGGAGAAGGAGAATGGGAGAGATGGATGTCATCCTGGAGAATGACATGGGGAGACaagagaaggaatgaatgaaaaattgtgTTCAGGATGAAGGGGGAGCCAACAAAGGAAGGGTGTCTCAGGAATCAAACACATTATCACAAGCCAGAGTACCTTCTTTATTGCTGACCCTTTCCTGACCTGACTCCACCCCTGAGGGACAGAGCTCAACCTTGACCAATGATTTCCAAGTACTAGGGAGAGAAGGGGGTCAGAATATTAGCAGTACAGAATAAAAGGCCACTCCTTCTAGCAGCAGACATACCTTCTGACACCTCTGTGGTCTCTGTAAGCTCTCAGACCTGACACCATGGTGCATTTTACTGGTGAGGAGAAGGCTGTTATCGCTAATATGTGGGGCAAAATGAATGTGGAAGAGGCTGGAGGCGAGGCCCTGGGCAGGTAAGAACTGGGATTCAATGCATGGGAAAGGACAGTGAATATAAGCCTGGAAAAATGACTAGGGAagtcttttaagatttttgtaaGTCTCTGATTTTCCACCTCATATTGTTCCATCTCATAGGCTCCTGGTTGTCTACCCCTGGACCCAGAGGTTCTTTGACAGTTTTGGCAATCTGTCCTCTTCCTCTGCCATAATGGGTAACCCCAAGGTCAAAGCCCACGGCAAGAAGGTGCTGACTTCCTTCGGAGATGCTATTAAGAACATGGACAACCTCAAGGGCACCTTTGCTAAGCTGAGTGAGCTGCACTGTGACAAGCTGCATGTGGATCCTGAGAACTTCAGGGTGAGTTCAGGAGAAGTTCGTGtgctcctttttgtttttttaattcggGATTATAATGGTAGTTGAGTCTTTGATTgggaaaactgacaaaaatctAAGAAATTATGGGTTATGGTGTTAAGAGAGCAGTGGGCATAAACATCTTCACTCAGGAATAGTGACAAGAAAGAGTGACTAACAGCCTggatttgcttaaaatttttcaggAAATTTGTCAGAACTGGATGTGTTTATCCTAGAGAATAACATCAGAAAATAACAAACTTTCTTAAGGAGGGATGGAATTTGGCTTTGGGTAGATAAAGGCCTgtctcaaggaaagaaaaatgccttATGTTATATGGTTCCTGGTGACTGAAATTTAGGAAGAGATTTTGGAGAAAGAATTTTAGACCAAATATCTCAAAAATACAACTTTTCTAAAGTATGCTCAATTACTTGTCAGTATTGTGAGTAAGTGGAGGCTTGTTCTGACATTGGTTGGAGACGTTAAGTAAATTCACTCTGCAGCCCGCGAAATCTTGGAATCCTGTGATTATAGGAATTAGACAATTGGtaaatgagagagggagagatgtaAATGAAAATGGTGAAACAGGAGTGAGGGTGGATATAGGTGGACAGAATGTTGAATAAAGGGCACATAAAAAATGAATCGAAATTAAGGACTAGGTTATCTGAGTTTATTGTGTAGGCACAACCCTTGGGGCAGTTTAAGGTACAGAGTTGGCAGGAGTGTAGATATTAAGCTATTTTTTCTACAACTTTTTTTTGAAACTTCTACTCAACATGCCTATTTGTCATTTTGTCTTTCACCTAACAGCTCCTGGGCAACGTGCTGGTGATTATTCTGGCTTCTCATTTTGGCAAGGAATTCACCCCTGAGGTGCAGGCGGCTTGGCAGAAGCTGGTGGCCAGTGTTGCCAATGCTCTGGCCCACAAATACCACTGAGTCCTCTTTCCAGTTCACCAGTTCCCATTTGTGTTCCCATTCTCTCTTTCCACACATTGGGACTGAGTTTTGGCCTTGACAGCACAGCTTCTGTTGAATAAAGTACATTCTGTTCAGTAATCAGAAATTAATATTGTACTTTCTCCATCTTTTACTCTTGTGTTAGAGGAGAAAAGTCTCACTgactgaggggtggggagagacataagaaaaaatgagaacTCCTTTGAGAAATGTGAATTATGGGAGGATTCTACAGGATATGGGAAGATGGCAAGATGAGGAAGAAGTTTtctggggtggggaaagggttAGTTAAGTTAGAAGAGACTTATAGGGCACTGTGACAAAAACTTTCTATAAAGTGGAAGGAATGAGGTGGTAAACAGTGCCTAAGGGGGGAAATAAAGGAGATTTATGGTACAAGTCAGAATTcagtgttaaaataaaatgttttgtaggGATCCCAGGTCTAGGCTCAGGTTACTATTTCAATTTGCCGTAATGTACATTTGAGTCAACTAACTTGTCATACATCTTGTGAGATTGAATTGGAGATAAAAAGATGAGTTAAGAGATGGCTGGGAGATTTCCAGAAAAAGTCTCTATGAACCAACAATAGCTTGCACTGTCCTGAAGGATTGCACTGTCTTACTGGGGAGGCAAGACTGAGACACATGAAATCATTGTGCATTATCTTTTGATTGAATGTAACATGCATTAAAATAAAGTTAGAGTGAGGACATTGTGTGGAttttgaggggtgggggaagaatgGCCAAGACTTCACGCAGGAGACACGATATTAACAAAAGCTTATAGTCTAAAACCAGCAAGCTAGGGCTTGGTGACTTGCATGGAAATGGCTCATTGGAAGTAGCAAAGAGAGTAAGACATAGGCAAAGTATTAGAAAAGACTAGATAATGCAAGGccctgaaaacataaaaaagttatTGTTATGCTATTGGCAGagtaaacagtaaatatttttagaactttaaaTGACTCAAGGAATAAGATTGAGGGGGAAATACTTAATGCAcacaaaatgaattcaaaagtgCAGAGACTAGAAATGGATGCTAATTCAGGGGGTCAAACATAATGGCCTAAACTCAAGAAGAGCAGTGAGGTctgcaaaaagagaaagatgaacaaagGTACAGTGAGGTCATTGTATCTAATTGGCTGGGATAGATAAGAAGGAAGCAGGTGGTGGTAGATGAGTAAAAGCTCTCAGCTTGGGTAAATCTAACAAGAAGAGGCCATTTGCTGACCTGGGGACACTTGTGTAGGAATGGCATTAACTGAATTACTCTTAAGGAAGCTATTGCTAGGTTGCTCAGGAAGTCTTGACCTTCAGGCCTTGACTCAAGCTCTCAGATCAAAGCTTGAGATCTTCACACTTTACAAGTTTGAGTATCATATCTTGAGAAATTCAACTCTTTTAAGCATTTCATTGCCCTCACACATTGATGAGAATTTGTCCTTGTGAATTACCTTCTAATTTGACCTCTGTCTCCACAATGGGGATGAGAGACCAATGATTATTGCAGTTGCTGGCTGTCAATGAGCCCTATAGTCTCTCATTATGCTCCTAAACTGAGTAAACAGAGGCTATTCATGGCACTAAACCTTTTTACACAGTCAGTCAACAAATGAGagcaacacacatttttttaaattagtttcggttgtacaaaacaatgtaatagttagacatttacacccctcacaaagtgataacatttctcccccaatctactacccctctgacattgtatgtagctgttacaattccactgactctattccctatgctgtactccacatcctgtaattatatatatataattatagttgacattcattattattcagcttcagcttcagtgtACACTTCAGTGGTCAGATATCATGAtgcaatatacatttttaatcaatcaacctctcctcttcttttttgcCCCTCAGCTATTAATCTGAATCTCAATGTCAAGGAGTCAAGGATGGTAATGATGGAGTAATGGACAGAAGATACATTCTTTCTCCCTTAGGATTCTAGAGTTAGTCAATTTAAgacaacataattaaaaacaactttataatcgaaacacacccacacacacatgcatacaaaaAAGTCTGGATGACTCAGATCTTTAATAGATAAAAGGATGACTAATTATTGTTGATAGGTAATAAAAGCCATCTGAGCAAAATAATGTTGTGGTGAACAGGATATTCTGGGAATATTAATCTAGCTAAGGGTACAGAGGGTTTAGAGATTATGTCATCACCAGGATTAAAATCCCATAAAGAGGTTCTCACTCCTTACCACTGAAGACAAGTTCTAAATTATTAGGATTATGCTTTCTCTGCAACAGCATATTGTGCCACTTTCACCTTTACTATGTACATATCAACCACATTTGCCCATTATTCATATCTCTCACATACCAAATGTTTGCTTACCTTCCTCAGAGGTTTGGAATCACTATTCCAATTTTCAGACTTTCTATCTCACTATTTTCCCATGGCAGATTCCTTCTTTTCAGTCTGGCCCCAGTTCAAATACTACCTCCTTAGAGAGACTATTTCTGATGTAATCATGCCCCTCTTTCATTAAGTACAGGTATTAATGTTCTTCATAGCAAATGataatatctgaaattattttgttaattgtttacttattcattttctaTATCGTCCCCTCCAAATCATAAGTGTTaaggaaatagtttttttcttttcctcatttatctTAAGTCCCcagtatttaaaacaattatgacATGCAGTTATTCAACAAAGAGTTATtgaattaaaaatctatataCACTCATCTCACAGACCTCCTGTTTTCAAGAGACTGTAATCTGGAGTCCCCTCAGGTTCTGTATCTTCTGACTCCATACCGATAAAAATATACCAGACATACTCTTAGGTTGTGAGAGGTCACAAATGATTATGGCTATAACTGGAAAATAACTGCTGATATCTTGATAAATGTCATTCTCCTGGACTTGTAGTCATCCCCATCAATGAACAGACATAGACAGTACATGAGATTATGAAGACTGAAAGGATTTTACCTATGCTATTATAATTATAATCAGGCAACCTGGTAAGTTAGAggataaaataatttgaagataaaGGTACCATGTAATAAAAATGCATAGGTAACTTCTTAATAGGCTTTTTTATATGATCATCAGATCATCACAGGGGCAAATAATCAAACCAGATGTCCAAAGCTTCAGCAAGTTCTCAGTGGGTTTCCTGGCTGTACTaagcctctttattttcttcatttcactgaTCTCTGATCTTGAAGAGAATCCTCTTGGTTCTGcctcaaatactttttttaaaaaataatttttatttaatttattggggtgacatcggttagtaaaattatataggattcaaattgtacaattctataatacatcatctatatattgcattgtgtgttcaccactctgCCTCAAATTTTTATCCTTCTTTCACattaaatcttcattttcctAAGAACAAAAAACAGCCTCTCTACTATATCAAGTAGACTGAAAGGATTACTTCTCTCATAGCAGAAATTCAGCTCTAACATTGAGTTGAACTCTTTAAATTTTACAATACCTTCTAAGTACACATGGAGATGTATTCTTAATGGTTATTTTTCTAAGGATTTGTTTCGGGGGAAACAAATAAACTAACTTCCAGGAGCTATAAATGCAAGAGTAATAGActcagagaaaaatataaaatgaaccatTTCCTCCCCCACTGGAAGTGTAACCTGTCTAGTTCTATAAATGTTTGAGATATATGAAACCAAAGAACCTTAGGTCACAGGAGCAGTCACATGTGGAATATTGCCATTGAAACTACCTCTCCCTGATTAGAAATGAGAGCAACATTTGTAATGGAAAAGTGAAACAGTAGCGGAGAGTAGATCCAGCACCCACCAGAGGCAGTTCCCTTAATCAGCAGCCTATGCCATGGAATCTTCTACTACTCTATACATTGAACACTTGAGCACCCTTCTCCCCCAGCACGTGAATACCTGTGTTTTCTGACACAAATTGGTAGATGTATGAAATCTGCCACAGACTATTGTCCAGTGACTCAAAGAGATTATCTTTTGCTCAGATAATTACATTGActattaaatggattaaaagctctGGAATAACACCCAATCCTGCCCTAAATTACTTAGTTTTATCCTATCCTGATTCCTTTTGATGCTGTATAGAGATacgtattactattttaaaaagtgttaaattGTGCACCCAATCTAATCTTAAGAGAATCGGGAACAACTGGCCTTCTTCCCTAAGTGTTGTCAATTGTACTAACGGGGAGCCATCCCTAAGGCATAAAAAGCCATTGTCCTGCTTTAACTCTAGAGCATCACCTGCTAGTTGTATGACCTGAGATATATTACTAAATACCTTAAGCCCTAATTTCCTTAACAAGTTCATCAAAGATTATTTTGTGAGAGTTAAATAAATGAGTACATATAACATCTTTGGTATACTACTTGGAACAAAAgctttctttttcactctctAAATGCAGATAATTAATTTTCTACAtaagttttatcttttaatgatGATGCTTATGTCCTCTATATATTCTAcctatctacatatatatgtatatgcattcATACACATATGTGAACTTTTTGTTCCTaaaaatagtgtttttattttatatttagctaTGAGAATAGCTATCATTACTGAAGCCAATTGAGCTTTGGTTTAAATAAAAGGCCATTTTGTGAGAAAATGGCAAATTCAAAACCTGAATTTCAGGGATAGTTTAGAATGAACAAGGTATTCTTTCAATAGTAACTTATTATAGATAAGAGTATAAATAGATTAGAGATGATGTCATTATCATGATTAAAATTCTCTGTTGGCTTCTCACTCCTCACCACTGAAGGATAATGTGAAAGAGATTAAGCAGCTGCTACCTCTATAACATCATCTGTGGCCACTTCCTTATTTACTATTTACATATAGTCCCATTGACCCACTATATATCTTTCTAACATACCAactacatatatgtacatgtgagtattgtgtgtgtgagtgtgcgtgtttTTCTGCCTTGgagttttacatttgtttatccCAACTTCTAGAAACTTTATTACTTAATATCTTCACATAGCAAACATCTTCCTGTCATTATAACTCCAGCTCCCTTAAATAAATTGTTGCTTACATAATTGTGTCCCACTcacatcaaaaatattaattttcctcatagcaaataataatataaaattattttgctgaTTGATTTACTTATTCTATGTATCTCCAACTCTACAGAATACAATTCCATGAAaccagtttccttctctgaattGTTTATCTTAAATAAAATCACCAGTACCTAGAGCAATCAATAGTGATTAGTAGCTCAACATATTTGTCTAAAGACTATTTGAAAACACCTTACATGACTTTTGTAAAGACCCAGCTTTCTAGGTGAGAATTCAGGCAGTCACATGGGAAGAATAGAAGGGTAGAACAGCTATGAACAAGGAAGCATCAGCAAGTCTTTGGAAGAGGTTGCcttgaaagcaaagagaaaatcaCTGGTTACGATGACTGTTGGAATCACTGTCTGAGTTTCTGGGAACATGGGAAGGTTTTTCATAGACGGGAGTGACCACGGACGTCTCTCAGCTTGATGGAGGATGATTAAGAATCATATTTACACTTGTTAAGGCTTTCAGAGGCTTGGCCACTGGTCTCTGAGTCATCCTCCTAGGAGAGGTTCCACACTGATTCCATCAAATGAGGTCAAATATCTGTCTGCAGTCATCTCACAATGCTCCATTCTTAAAGAGACCCTAATCTGAGTTCCCTTCAGGCTCTGTACCCTTCTCCTTCATTCCAATAAAATTGTCCCCATCCCATCCTTAGAGTGTGAGAACTCACAACATTTCTGCTTATAACTACAAAATAGCTATTTAGATATTGGTAAATTTTATCCTCATGGCCTTTAAGATAttcctgagtctccatcaatgaGCAGGCAAATCTTCACATGAGATCACAAGAACTGAAAGAATTTTGCCTGCAATATTATGATCTTAGGCAGTCTGATatgtcagaagaaaaataatttgaagatagAGGTCTCCTCCAATCAAATTCCCAGGTAActtcataatttctatttttatttgatcaATTCTTTCACGGAATCATAATTTCTGAAGAAATCTGAGTATAGCTTCTTCCTTGGTTCAGCGCAGCAAACTTATAGAAAGCTGCAACACTTAGGGTTACAATTGTTCCAACAATATGAAATCACAGACACTTGGCGAGAAAGCTACACATCTGAGGTTTTGTCAAAGCACTGGAAGGCATTGTAGTTACATTCTTTCTTAATACCAACATCTTTCCTGATGGAGAAATGGACATTGACCTCTGCTCTTGAAGCAATTCCTTTTGGAATTTATTCAActcttttctttatatctctgTACTGAAGTGCTCACATCAGTACAGCTTGGGATTGAAAGCTCACAGATAATCAAATCTTTCATGGTAAAATAGCTTTTGGCACCTTAGCAATTCTTTTCCacatttcacatttaagtctttttcaAGCTGAATAGGTAAAAGTCTATTACTATATCAAATAGACAGAAAGGATTTATTTTGTAAAACCAGAAACTTGGCTCTAATAATATTGGGCTGAACTCTTTAAATTTTAGAGTACCTCTGTCAATACACATGGAGATTATTAAAGCATATGGTTTTATTTGTAAGATTGATCTctgggagaaacaaacaaacaaacaaacaaggctgGAACTCAAAATGTGGGGACAATAAcctctgagagaaaaaaaaattacataagcCATTCCTTTCCCCACTGGAAGTGTGTCCTGTTTAATCCTATAAATGCTTGTTTGAGATGCATGAGACCAAAGTACCTTTGCTCACAGCGACAGTACTGTGTGGCATACAACGAAGATTTCCTCTGCCTGAGGAGATATGAGAAGTTAAACACAGCAAAGGGAGTGTGGATCCAGTATACGCTAGAGACAATTCCTTTAATCCTTATGTATTTCCATGGAGTCTTCTAATACTCCCTTCACTGAACACAGGAACACCTATTTTCCCCAACACCTAAATAAGCCAAATGAGTAGATACATGATATTGTCCAGAGACATTGTCTATATAATCAGAGTGAAAAAATTTGCTCACACAAGTGGATAGATTATTAATAGAAATCAACAACAACGAGATAATGCTCAATTATTCTCTAAATTACCCAGTTTTTATCTATCCTTTTTCCAAACTGATGATAGATTGGGGTCTTTTTTCCTGTTTACAAGAATTATAAAAGTATGAACCTCATCTAAGCCTTAGAAAAATCAAGTCGAATTGTGGCTTCTTTTATACCCTAGGTGAACAACAGAATGATGTAAACACCTGACACAATGTCCAACAGATTTCTAATTTTTCCCCTTCCTAATTCTATTCATGCCTCATGGTCAGCCTATAGGTTACCAGGGAGAGTGGTGGTGGAGAGCTTGAGATATGAATTGCATAGTACATGATAGGGGAGAGAACAGAGTCCCCCTGATAGAGCCTCCTACACTATCAGCTACACAAATGTCCATCTTGCTG from Rhinolophus ferrumequinum isolate MPI-CBG mRhiFer1 chromosome 11, mRhiFer1_v1.p, whole genome shotgun sequence encodes the following:
- the LOC117029623 gene encoding hemoglobin subunit epsilon, encoding MVHFTGEEKAVIANMWGKMNVEEAGGEALGRLLVVYPWTQRFFDSFGNLSSSSAIMGNPKVKAHGKKVLTSFGDAIKNMDNLKGTFAKLSELHCDKLHVDPENFRLLGNVLVIILASHFGKEFTPEVQAAWQKLVASVANALAHKYH